GGAGGTTGCAGAGCGGCCTCCTGGACCAGGGCGCGGACTGGTCGACGCTGACGCGCATGCTCGAGGGGCCCGGGACGCACGGCCTCGTGCGGTTCTGGACCGACGACCCCCGCCCGGTCATGCGGGTGGGCGGCGTCGACACGGCCAGCGTCAGCTATCTCGTCGGCGACTACGCGACGGCCGCACGGATGTACCGACACGACGCGGGCGCGCTGCTCTATGCGCCGCTGCGCGTCGAACTGCACGACGCGGGTGGAGGCCGCACCGTGCTCAGCGTCGAGCAGCCGAGCGCGCCGCTGCGCGGGTTCGGCAACAACAAGATCACGCAGGCCGGCTACGAGCTGGACCGGAAGCTGGGCGACTTGCTCGAAGACCTCGGGCTTCCGCGCCCGAGCGTGCTGCGCCTGTAGCTGCCGGCGGTCAGGGCTCCCGCAGCCCCCAGGCCTGCCCGTAGCCGCCCTCGGTCACCGGCCGCTCCATCAGCTCCAGGAACGGCCGTGCCGGGAACGCCTCCGGACCGAGCACGCCGGCGCCGGTCCAGGTCCCGTTGGCGAGCAGCTCCAGCGCGATCACCGGGTTGAGCGCCGTCTGCCACACCACGCACTGCGCGTCGTACTCGCGCATCGTCCACTCGTTGTCGGCCACGTGGTAGAGATACACGCTGCGCGGGAGGCCGTCCTTCCCGGTGCCGGTCACCCACACGCCGGCGCAGGTCTTGCCGGTCATCCGCGGGCCGATGCCGGCCGGGTCGGGGAGGGCGGCGGCGACCACGTCGCGCGGGGCGACCTCCACCGGGCCCGCCGCGCTGCGGACCCGCAGGGGCGACGTGGAGTCCAGCCCCAGCAGGTGCAGCGTCTTGAGGACGCCGATGAACTCCGCGCCGAGCCCGTACTTGAAGGTCACCCGCTCGGCGTCCAGCCACCGCGGCATCAGCAGCACCTCCTCGTGCTCGACGTTGACGCACTCGACAGGGCCGATGCCCTCGGGGAAGTCGAAGACCTCCGGCTCGCTGAACGGCGGGGTGGTGAACCAGCCGTCGCCCTCCTCGGTCAGCCGGCGCTTCTCTAAGATCACGGGAGGGTTGAGGCACTCCTCGATGGTCGTCCAGATGCTGAAGGAGGGCGCGAAGATCTCGTTGCCCTCGTCGTCGCGGACCACGAGGTTCGCGCCATCGCGCGTGCCCAGCTCGTCGATGTGCGAGAACAGCTCATCGGAGGCGTACCGGGCGAACACGTCGGACAGGCCCGGCTCGACGCCCATGCCGACCAGGGCCAGGCGGCCGGCGGCCTCCCAGCGCTGGTTCTCCGCGAACTGGGCGTCGCCGAGCTTGACGCCGGTGCGGCGGTACGGCTCGG
This genomic stretch from Leifsonia sp. EB41 harbors:
- a CDS encoding saccharopine dehydrogenase C-terminal domain-containing protein, which produces MRILLIGAGGVGNAIAKIAARRSFFESIVVSDYDLSRAEAAVAWIRERHGENVARRFTATRIDASDPSSVAAVAREHRATHVMNAVEPSFVESIFAGALSAGADYLDMAMSLSHPHETEPYRRTGVKLGDAQFAENQRWEAAGRLALVGMGVEPGLSDVFARYASDELFSHIDELGTRDGANLVVRDDEGNEIFAPSFSIWTTIEECLNPPVILEKRRLTEEGDGWFTTPPFSEPEVFDFPEGIGPVECVNVEHEEVLLMPRWLDAERVTFKYGLGAEFIGVLKTLHLLGLDSTSPLRVRSAAGPVEVAPRDVVAAALPDPAGIGPRMTGKTCAGVWVTGTGKDGLPRSVYLYHVADNEWTMREYDAQCVVWQTALNPVIALELLANGTWTGAGVLGPEAFPARPFLELMERPVTEGGYGQAWGLREP